One region of Azoarcus sp. CIB genomic DNA includes:
- a CDS encoding glutathione S-transferase, giving the protein MKLFASLTSPYARKIRIILAEKSLPCELIVDSPWEANTRVPSVNPLGKVPALETDAGEIFFDSPVIAGYLEIIEGGPKLLPADPLERVRVRQIEALADGVTDAAVTALLESRRPEGLRSEPEIDRQMDKIDRALDALEARASGRDWMYGNALSLGDIAVAVALGYLDLRFPQHEWRREHPSLAALARRMFARPSFTTTKPPVG; this is encoded by the coding sequence ATGAAGCTCTTCGCCTCGTTGACCAGCCCCTACGCACGCAAGATCCGCATCATCCTCGCGGAAAAGTCCCTGCCCTGCGAGCTCATCGTCGATTCGCCGTGGGAGGCGAACACGCGCGTCCCGAGCGTGAACCCGCTCGGCAAGGTCCCGGCGCTGGAGACCGACGCGGGCGAGATCTTCTTCGATTCGCCGGTGATCGCGGGCTACCTCGAGATCATCGAAGGCGGGCCGAAGCTGCTGCCGGCCGACCCGCTCGAGCGCGTGCGCGTGCGCCAGATCGAAGCCCTCGCCGACGGCGTGACCGACGCTGCCGTCACGGCGCTGCTCGAATCGCGCCGCCCCGAAGGCCTGCGCAGCGAACCCGAGATCGACCGCCAGATGGACAAGATCGACCGTGCGCTCGACGCGCTGGAAGCGCGCGCGAGCGGGCGCGACTGGATGTACGGCAACGCACTGAGCCTGGGCGACATCGCCGTCGCCGTCGCCCTCGGCTACCTCGATCTGCGCTTCCCGCAACACGAATGGCGCCGCGAGCACCCCTCGCTGGCGGCGCTCGCGCGGCGCATGTTCGCGCGCCCGAGCTTCACCACGACGAAGCCGCCGGTCGGCTGA
- a CDS encoding alpha/beta fold hydrolase: MTRPQAPESVLLRGRDGAIEALIDTPDTVRGIALVCHPHPLFGGTNTNKIVHTLARTLRELGYAVVRPNFRGVGKSDGEHDHGNAETEDMLSVIAWMQSRWGTLPLALGGFSFGAHVQTRVAARLADGMTPAHRIVLVGTATGEVSGARSYATGPVPKDTLLIHGEEDDTVSLANVLEWARPQNLPVVVVPGADHFFHARLTIIRDIILRNWAPL, encoded by the coding sequence ATGACCCGGCCGCAGGCTCCCGAGAGCGTCCTGCTGCGCGGACGCGACGGCGCGATCGAGGCGCTGATCGACACCCCCGACACGGTGCGCGGCATCGCGCTGGTGTGCCATCCGCACCCGCTGTTCGGCGGCACCAACACCAACAAGATCGTGCACACGCTGGCGCGCACGCTGCGCGAGCTGGGCTACGCGGTCGTGCGCCCGAACTTCCGCGGCGTCGGCAAGAGCGACGGCGAGCACGACCATGGCAACGCCGAGACCGAGGACATGCTCTCGGTGATCGCGTGGATGCAGTCGCGCTGGGGCACGCTGCCGCTCGCGCTGGGCGGCTTCTCCTTCGGTGCCCACGTGCAGACGCGCGTCGCTGCGCGGCTCGCCGACGGCATGACGCCGGCGCACCGCATCGTGCTGGTCGGCACCGCGACCGGCGAAGTCAGCGGCGCGCGCAGCTACGCGACCGGCCCGGTGCCGAAAGACACGCTGCTGATCCACGGCGAGGAAGACGACACGGTGTCGCTCGCGAACGTGCTCGAGTGGGCGCGGCCGCAAAACCTGCCGGTCGTCGTCGTGCCCGGCGCGGACCACTTCTTCCACGCCCGCCTCACCATCATCCGCGACATCATCCTGCGCAACTGGGCGCCGCTGTGA
- a CDS encoding (2Fe-2S) ferredoxin, translated as MSYFKHHVFFCCNQREPGNTCCNDHKATVMQTYAKDRIAALGLKGRGKIRINKAGCLDRCDDGPVLVVYPDNVWYTYIDKEDVDEIINEHLVHGRIVERLRLPD; from the coding sequence ATGAGCTATTTCAAGCACCACGTGTTCTTCTGCTGCAACCAGCGCGAACCCGGCAACACCTGCTGCAACGACCACAAGGCGACGGTGATGCAGACCTACGCCAAGGACCGCATCGCCGCGCTGGGGCTCAAGGGCCGCGGCAAGATCCGCATCAACAAGGCCGGCTGCCTCGACCGCTGCGACGACGGCCCGGTGCTGGTCGTGTATCCGGACAACGTCTGGTACACCTACATCGACAAGGAAGACGTCGACGAGATCATCAACGAGCATCTCGTGCACGGCCGCATCGTCGAGCGCCTGCGCCTGCCGGATTAA
- a CDS encoding VanZ family protein, translating to MPHARAVSSLPRHLAVAYGLLVVYACLHPLTGWRPTGLPLLDFLAAPWPKYYRGADIVLNVLGFLPFGFVLAPSLPLRIGRGTGVAVATLVAALLSFGMEVTQNFLPTRVPSNVDLACNTAGALLGALAGARWGHPLFDQSGWLHRWRSARVIPGHMGDLGLILLGLWLLAQFTPDRVLFGSGDLRQLLGLPTPLHFEPERYILLETVQVAITIVGVGLFARCMMRSASPWPVALLLLLGIGAKSIATASFYIPGEALLWLTPGTRQGLLLGLLVLAAALLLASVLQHALAGVALLAATSLTNLLPENPYFEVGQRMLGQGNFLNFHGLTELSANLWPFLALAYLSAVGLWRGEHLTRH from the coding sequence ATGCCCCACGCGCGTGCCGTTTCATCCCTGCCGCGCCATCTCGCCGTCGCCTACGGACTGCTGGTCGTCTATGCCTGCCTGCACCCGCTGACCGGCTGGCGGCCAACGGGGCTGCCGCTGCTGGACTTCCTCGCCGCGCCCTGGCCCAAGTACTACCGTGGCGCCGACATCGTGCTCAACGTGCTCGGCTTCCTGCCCTTCGGCTTCGTCCTCGCGCCGTCCCTGCCGCTGCGCATCGGGCGCGGCACGGGCGTCGCGGTCGCGACGCTGGTCGCGGCGCTGTTGTCCTTCGGCATGGAAGTGACGCAGAACTTCCTGCCGACGCGCGTCCCGTCGAACGTCGATCTCGCCTGCAACACCGCCGGCGCCCTGCTCGGCGCGCTCGCCGGCGCCCGCTGGGGCCACCCGCTGTTCGACCAGAGCGGCTGGCTGCACCGCTGGCGCTCGGCGCGCGTCATCCCCGGGCACATGGGCGACCTCGGACTGATCCTGCTGGGGCTGTGGCTGCTCGCGCAATTCACGCCCGACCGCGTGCTGTTCGGCAGCGGCGACCTGCGCCAGCTGCTGGGCCTGCCGACGCCGCTGCACTTCGAACCGGAACGCTACATCCTGCTCGAGACCGTGCAGGTCGCGATCACGATCGTCGGCGTGGGCCTGTTCGCGCGCTGCATGATGCGCAGCGCCTCGCCGTGGCCAGTCGCGCTGCTCCTGCTGCTGGGCATCGGCGCTAAGTCGATCGCGACCGCGTCCTTCTATATCCCCGGCGAAGCGCTGCTATGGCTCACGCCCGGCACACGCCAGGGGCTGCTGCTGGGCCTGCTGGTGCTCGCAGCCGCGCTGCTGCTGGCGAGCGTGTTGCAGCATGCGCTGGCGGGCGTCGCGCTGCTCGCCGCGACCAGCCTCACCAACCTGCTGCCCGAGAACCCCTATTTCGAGGTCGGCCAGCGCATGCTCGGCCAGGGCAACTTCCTCAACTTCCACGGCCTCACCGAACTCAGCGCCAACCTGTGGCCCTTCCTCGCGCTCGCCTACCTGTCGGCGGTGGGCCTGTGGCGCGGGGAGCATCTCACGCGGCATTGA
- a CDS encoding SCP2 sterol-binding domain-containing protein yields MSSFRIPAFTLPAPLARIASHLPQRPPTLALTTALNLALGRVLSREDLEPLTGRHLRMRVRDAGLTLDFTLGPRGFVPLSSGGEPDLTLTANVRDYIALALREEDPDTLFFGRRLLMEGATDLGLLVKNTLDAVDWDALHAEYAPASVLRRLNPLTRSRPQQSLGAH; encoded by the coding sequence ATGAGCAGCTTCCGCATCCCGGCCTTCACGCTCCCCGCGCCGCTCGCGCGCATCGCGTCGCACCTGCCGCAGCGTCCGCCGACCCTTGCGCTGACCACGGCGCTGAACCTCGCGCTCGGCCGCGTGCTGTCGCGCGAGGACCTCGAACCGCTGACCGGCCGCCACCTGCGCATGCGCGTGCGCGACGCCGGCCTGACGCTCGACTTCACGCTCGGCCCGCGCGGCTTCGTGCCGCTGTCGAGCGGCGGCGAGCCCGACCTCACGCTGACCGCCAACGTGCGCGACTACATCGCACTGGCGCTGCGCGAGGAAGACCCCGACACGCTGTTCTTCGGCCGCCGCCTGCTGATGGAAGGCGCGACCGACCTCGGCCTGCTGGTCAAGAACACGCTGGATGCGGTCGACTGGGACGCCCTGCACGCCGAATATGCACCCGCCAGCGTGCTGCGCCGCTTGAACCCGCTCACGCGCAGCCGTCCGCAGCAGTCGCTCGGCGCGCACTGA
- a CDS encoding U32 family peptidase, whose amino-acid sequence MKIALGPLLYYWSRQETLDFYAQIAQSPADIVYLGETVCSRRHELRADDWLEVAAMLKAAGKEAVLSSQSLIESESDLKALRRIVAQDEFRVEANDMSAVQLLSKAGRRDWIAGPTLNIFNPQTLSMLAEAGATRWMVPPEMSGAVLAELLASGAPAIETEVLAWGRLPLAHSARCFTARHFNLQKDTCEFRCLGMKDGLVLRTREGEPFLTLNGVQTQSARVHNLLGDLPQLRDTAQVLRVSPQGDDTVPVLELFRDAIAGTLSPQDAFGQSKALMVEAPCNGFWHGRPGVEQYVSA is encoded by the coding sequence ATGAAAATCGCACTGGGTCCCCTGCTCTACTACTGGTCGCGCCAGGAAACGCTCGACTTCTACGCGCAGATCGCGCAAAGCCCCGCCGATATCGTATATCTCGGCGAAACGGTGTGCTCGCGCCGCCACGAACTGCGCGCCGACGACTGGCTCGAAGTCGCCGCGATGCTCAAGGCTGCCGGCAAGGAAGCTGTGCTGTCCTCGCAGTCGCTGATCGAGTCCGAATCCGACCTCAAGGCCCTGCGCCGCATCGTCGCGCAGGACGAATTCCGCGTCGAAGCCAACGACATGTCCGCGGTGCAATTGCTGTCGAAAGCCGGACGCCGCGACTGGATCGCCGGGCCGACGCTCAACATCTTCAACCCGCAGACGCTGTCGATGCTGGCCGAAGCGGGGGCGACGCGCTGGATGGTGCCGCCCGAGATGTCGGGCGCGGTGCTCGCCGAACTCCTCGCCTCCGGCGCCCCCGCGATCGAGACCGAAGTGCTCGCCTGGGGCCGCCTGCCGCTCGCGCACTCGGCGCGCTGCTTCACCGCGCGCCACTTCAACCTGCAGAAGGACACCTGCGAGTTCCGCTGCCTGGGCATGAAGGACGGCCTGGTGCTGCGCACCCGCGAGGGCGAGCCCTTCCTGACGCTCAACGGCGTGCAGACGCAATCCGCCCGCGTGCACAACCTGCTCGGCGACCTGCCGCAGCTGCGCGACACGGCGCAGGTGCTGCGCGTCAGCCCGCAGGGCGACGACACCGTGCCCGTGCTCGAACTCTTCCGCGACGCGATCGCCGGCACGCTGTCGCCGCAGGACGCCTTCGGCCAGAGCAAGGCGCTGATGGTCGAAGCACCGTGCAACGGCTTCTGGCACGGCCGCCCCGGCGTCGAACAGTACGTCTCCGCCTGA
- a CDS encoding peptidase U32 family protein encodes MTSNTKIELVCPAGSLPALKTAVDHGADCVYLGFKDATNARNFTGLNFDAKAMTEGVRYAHDRKRKVLVALNTYPQAGNWSGWTAAVDRAADLGIDAIIVADPGLMAYAQKKHPQLRLHLSVQGSATTYEAINFYAERFGIQRAVLPRVLSLPQVQHVIANTQVEIEVFGFGGLCVMVEGRCALSAYATGESPNCNGACSPGKHVRWEQTPKGMETRLNGILIDRFDDGERAGYPTLCKGRFDVNGETYYAIEEPTSLNTLELLPDLARAGVRAIKIEGRQRSPAYVAQVTRVWREAIDRVMRDADSFAVQPAWIAELDKVSEGRSHTLGAYYRPWK; translated from the coding sequence ATGACCTCCAATACGAAAATCGAACTCGTCTGCCCGGCAGGTAGCCTGCCGGCGCTAAAGACGGCCGTCGACCATGGAGCCGACTGCGTCTACCTCGGCTTCAAGGACGCGACCAACGCCCGCAACTTCACCGGCCTGAACTTCGACGCCAAGGCGATGACCGAAGGCGTGCGCTACGCCCACGACCGCAAGCGCAAGGTGCTGGTTGCCCTCAACACCTACCCGCAGGCCGGCAACTGGTCCGGCTGGACCGCCGCGGTAGACCGCGCCGCCGATCTCGGCATCGACGCGATCATCGTCGCCGACCCCGGCCTGATGGCCTACGCGCAGAAGAAGCATCCGCAGCTGCGCCTGCATCTGTCCGTGCAGGGCTCGGCGACCACCTACGAGGCGATCAACTTCTACGCCGAGCGCTTCGGCATCCAGCGCGCCGTGCTGCCGCGCGTACTGTCGCTGCCGCAGGTGCAGCACGTCATCGCCAACACCCAGGTCGAGATCGAAGTGTTCGGTTTCGGCGGCCTGTGCGTGATGGTCGAAGGCCGCTGCGCGCTGTCCGCCTACGCGACCGGCGAATCGCCCAACTGCAACGGCGCCTGCTCGCCGGGCAAGCACGTGCGCTGGGAACAGACGCCGAAGGGCATGGAAACCCGCCTCAACGGCATCCTCATCGACCGCTTCGACGACGGCGAGCGCGCCGGCTACCCGACGCTGTGCAAGGGCCGCTTCGACGTGAACGGCGAGACCTACTACGCGATCGAGGAGCCGACCAGCCTCAACACGCTGGAACTGCTGCCCGACCTCGCCCGTGCCGGCGTGCGCGCGATCAAGATCGAAGGCCGCCAGCGCAGCCCCGCCTACGTCGCGCAGGTCACGCGCGTGTGGCGCGAGGCGATCGATCGCGTGATGCGCGACGCCGACAGCTTCGCCGTGCAGCCGGCGTGGATCGCCGAACTCGACAAGGTCTCCGAAGGCCGCAGCCATACGCTCGGCGCGTACTACCGGCCGTGGAAGTGA
- a CDS encoding extracellular solute-binding protein: MASLFRPLLLACACLLGIAGAHAEDKFITVASTTSTEQSGLFGHILPRFEQQSGVKVRVVALGTGQALDTARRGDADVVFVHDRAAEEKFVADGFGVERKDVMYNDFILVGAKADPATVTGGRDIVEALKKVAAAKAPFVSRGDKSGTHAAELRLWKLAAIDLEQAKGPWYRDSGSGMGPALNMAASLGAYILADRGTWLSFKNRQDLVIAVEGDKRLFNQYGVILVNPAKHTHVKRELGQQFIDWIVSPTGQKAIAEYTIGGEQLFFPNAAQ, from the coding sequence ATGGCAAGTCTGTTCCGCCCCCTGCTGCTCGCCTGCGCCTGCCTGCTCGGCATCGCCGGCGCCCATGCCGAAGACAAGTTCATCACCGTCGCCTCGACGACCTCGACCGAACAGTCCGGCCTCTTCGGCCACATCCTGCCGCGCTTCGAGCAGCAATCCGGCGTCAAGGTGCGCGTCGTCGCGCTCGGCACCGGGCAGGCGCTGGACACGGCGCGCCGCGGCGACGCCGACGTGGTGTTCGTGCACGACCGCGCCGCCGAGGAGAAATTCGTCGCCGACGGCTTCGGCGTCGAGCGCAAGGACGTGATGTACAACGACTTCATCCTCGTCGGCGCGAAGGCGGATCCGGCCACGGTCACCGGCGGGCGCGACATCGTCGAGGCGCTGAAGAAGGTCGCGGCCGCGAAGGCGCCCTTCGTGTCGCGCGGCGACAAGAGCGGCACCCACGCGGCCGAGCTGCGGCTGTGGAAGCTCGCCGCCATCGACCTCGAACAGGCGAAGGGCCCGTGGTACCGCGACTCCGGTTCCGGCATGGGCCCCGCGCTCAACATGGCCGCCTCGCTCGGCGCCTACATCCTCGCCGACCGCGGCACCTGGCTGTCGTTCAAGAACCGCCAGGACCTCGTGATCGCCGTCGAAGGCGACAAGCGCCTGTTCAACCAGTACGGCGTGATCCTCGTGAATCCCGCGAAGCACACGCACGTGAAGCGCGAGCTCGGTCAGCAGTTCATCGACTGGATCGTCTCGCCCACCGGACAGAAGGCCATTGCCGAGTACACGATCGGCGGCGAGCAGCTCTTCTTCCCCAACGCCGCGCAGTGA
- a CDS encoding PD-(D/E)XK nuclease family protein: MAANMQYANTAALGGFFRRWRSCYPHPLPVVEGSTFFNERISCFLAALRGHLGVSVGGRTAAEITSGPDSNRLSAWFDSLREPMSRVRASGVFCNPWKQARLGRDEVRNAAVLAWLLDPVGDHGLGAVFLRGLLDEVHRCQSDLRPSFAADRVVVQRESYPENDQSNRVDIEIDSSQFYLLIEVKIDAPEGAGQLESYGEIAERQAGKRPWAIVFLTRNGGKSVTAAKYESRIVSLSWRKLAAKLRRALNRGMEHSGADDGFARRLAEMYVRHVCDL; encoded by the coding sequence ATGGCTGCAAATATGCAATATGCAAATACGGCGGCTCTGGGCGGATTCTTTAGACGCTGGCGAAGTTGCTATCCACATCCTCTGCCTGTTGTGGAAGGCTCGACCTTTTTCAACGAACGAATCTCGTGCTTTCTCGCCGCGTTGCGTGGCCATTTGGGTGTGAGCGTAGGTGGCAGGACAGCGGCTGAGATCACGTCTGGTCCCGATTCGAACAGACTGAGTGCATGGTTCGATTCGTTGCGCGAACCCATGTCACGGGTCCGGGCCAGTGGGGTCTTCTGCAATCCGTGGAAACAAGCGAGACTCGGGCGCGATGAGGTGCGCAATGCCGCTGTCCTCGCCTGGCTTCTCGATCCGGTTGGCGATCACGGGTTGGGTGCGGTGTTTCTTCGCGGGCTTCTTGACGAGGTACACCGTTGCCAGTCGGACCTGCGACCATCTTTTGCCGCCGATCGCGTAGTCGTCCAACGCGAAAGCTATCCGGAGAACGATCAAAGTAATCGCGTCGACATCGAGATCGATTCCTCGCAGTTCTACCTTCTGATTGAAGTGAAGATTGATGCTCCAGAGGGGGCCGGGCAGTTGGAGAGCTATGGTGAAATCGCCGAAAGGCAGGCCGGAAAGCGGCCATGGGCGATTGTGTTCCTGACCAGGAACGGGGGGAAGTCGGTTACCGCCGCCAAGTATGAATCACGAATTGTGTCATTGTCATGGCGAAAACTTGCTGCGAAGCTCCGGCGCGCACTGAATCGAGGCATGGAACATAGCGGTGCTGATGACGGTTTTGCCAGGCGGCTAGCGGAAATGTACGTGCGCCATGTATGTGACTTATAA
- a CDS encoding substrate-binding domain-containing protein, which yields MGVTLDYRFVAGCEDAQPGGPLQLSNPLTAMLDAIRVQGSIAKAAEQLGVSYRHLWGVLRRHEAAFGQALIAGGQGRAARLSAFGERLLWAEKRALARLLPQAETLAGLLDRELLLAVDPGLDVLPTAASHDLLFGGLRDAMLRDARVLLDVEYVGSTQALQRLNAGGCTLAGIHLPLDDDKLCRRGSLIHAAIGRELRLGVHKLIRFARREQGLIVAPGNPHGLAALADLARTDIVFVNRLKGSGTRLVFDELLARARMAPGAIAVYATEEHTHLSVAAHVAAGSADCGFGLRAAAQRFGLDFVPLVHEQYFLVCLKDGLELPGMRAVLAALRGEGFRRLAEAQPGYDASGAGEIVSLRRTLPWYK from the coding sequence ATGGGCGTGACACTCGATTACCGTTTCGTCGCCGGCTGCGAGGATGCGCAGCCGGGCGGCCCCCTGCAGCTGAGCAATCCGCTGACGGCGATGCTCGACGCGATCCGTGTGCAGGGCTCGATCGCGAAGGCGGCGGAGCAACTCGGGGTGTCCTATCGCCATCTGTGGGGCGTGCTGCGGCGGCACGAGGCGGCGTTCGGCCAGGCGCTGATCGCCGGCGGGCAGGGGCGCGCGGCGCGGCTGTCGGCCTTCGGCGAGCGCCTGTTGTGGGCCGAGAAGCGGGCGCTGGCGCGGCTGCTGCCGCAGGCGGAAACCCTCGCGGGTCTGCTCGACCGCGAGCTGCTGCTGGCGGTGGATCCCGGACTCGACGTGCTGCCGACCGCCGCGAGCCACGATCTGCTGTTCGGCGGGCTGCGCGACGCGATGTTGCGCGATGCGCGGGTGCTGCTGGACGTGGAGTACGTCGGCAGCACGCAGGCGCTGCAGCGGCTCAACGCGGGCGGATGCACGCTCGCCGGCATCCACCTGCCGCTCGACGACGACAAGCTGTGCCGGCGCGGATCGCTGATCCACGCTGCGATCGGACGCGAGCTGCGCCTGGGCGTGCACAAGCTGATCCGCTTCGCGCGGCGCGAGCAGGGCCTGATCGTCGCGCCCGGCAACCCGCATGGGCTGGCGGCGCTGGCGGATCTGGCGCGGACGGACATCGTGTTCGTGAATCGGCTGAAGGGTTCCGGCACGCGCCTCGTGTTCGACGAGCTGCTGGCGCGGGCGCGCATGGCGCCGGGCGCGATCGCGGTGTATGCGACCGAGGAGCACACGCACCTGTCGGTCGCGGCGCACGTCGCGGCGGGGAGTGCCGACTGCGGCTTCGGGCTGCGCGCGGCGGCGCAGCGTTTCGGCCTCGACTTCGTGCCGCTGGTGCACGAACAGTATTTCCTCGTGTGCCTCAAGGATGGGTTGGAACTGCCGGGTATGCGCGCGGTGCTTGCGGCCCTGCGCGGCGAGGGGTTTCGTCGCCTCGCGGAGGCGCAGCCAGGCTATGACGCGAGCGGCGCGGGCGAGATCGTGTCGTTGCGGCGCACGCTGCCCTGGTACAAGTAG